The Leptidea sinapis chromosome Z, ilLepSina1.1, whole genome shotgun sequence genomic sequence agaagagttattagtaaTTGGCCATTCTTttgattggcatcataaaagtaggggtgtttttatttacatttaagtcgatTTGAGTCCCAGACGAAgcatgtaattttttataaaatctttgaatgcagaattactaacttttaaaaataacaaagtatTCTTTCAGTAAAAAACCCTATCtccgatatttaaggtactttcccttcatgtcccataactttgggacgccctgtatagtatttaatctgaatctcggaaacggctcccaacgattttcataaaatttagtttacagGCGATTTCGGGGGCGATTAATCagtctagctaggtttcaatttttaaaaatttagttttatacgTGTTTTTATGAGAAACTGCTTCactaacattaaaatacaaaaataattttcgcCACCAAGACATCGGGCAATCCGGAAAACAGAAGAATGCAGATCAGACCAGTCCTATTACTTTCCcatttttttcaagttttgtaccttcttaataAACTGAGCAAGGCTCGGACGTTCAAGTACTGCATGTTAATGAGAAAAAGTATGGTTTTTGATACTATCACTAAAGAAGTTACACCTATTTTTGATATACAACTTTGTTGAAACGAAAATTTGCTTAAATCTCATTATTTGATCTGACTTGTTGTATTATTAGCTAGtgtgttattataatgatgcCAATATGTacattaacaaattattatttttaaagtgataacttctagaattaattaacttaaatttgtaaaaatttatgaacgatatgggactcgaacccgcatgCTGGATGGATTCACACAGAGTTAaacaaaacataccaagatttacgaaccatacgtcactcgaacggttggctcagttggaagagtggTCGGATAGAACCCGAAatggcgcgggttcgagtcaatagtaattatgtacattattaacaattatattataatctgcAGGGTAAGGAGTTATGTTTGCCTCGGTCCTCGATATATTTCCCCGACGAGCCAGTGGACCCGATGTTACGAACAATATCCTTTATTCATTCCAAACCAACCAAATATTGCGATAGCTACCGATTAGTAAGaactatacattattttaaataagctaTAGGTTACGTTAACTGgtagataatatttaataaaaaagttaaagtgttcagtaatataaatgaaaaaaatgttattttataaattacttagtTAATCTTAATAAGTTACAAAATAGTTACTTTTATAGAGTATTTTCTGTAAcaattaagtttataataatagataaaaattcATCCTAGTAAAACCTACCTTAaacttatcattaaaataacCCCAAAACTAATATCAAAAATAAGCgaaaatatcaatttatactcatatcaaaaaattcaagcaattttatatagatttataGAACATCAACTCACCTCTATCTAAAAAAGTAGCcaattttaagaataatttcTAAAGTAATTACTTATGTGTAGCTGTATTAAAGTTACAGCAAGTTTAACTATCAacagattttttatataatgctaaataaataaggGAACAATATTTTTGACCATTCCTTTATATAAgctacaataattaaaatataatttcatattaactttttttcaaAAGTCAGCCAAAAGAAAGTCAGTATAACTTCGATACTAAAAGTGCAAACCCTCCTGAGTTGTAAGATCAAGTCTTGAAGTTGGCAAACAGTTGGTTGGGTAAATAGgacatttgaatttgatgaatgGTGCTATTCACTGAAGATTATAGTCCAAATGACAACAGGCGTCTCTAATGACCCACAAGAGATACCCTAATATCAGGACGGGATAACCTTGGTGTTAAACGGAATTAGAATCCGCAGACAAATTCAGCTCAAACAAATAATAATGTGAGTTGCGTGGTTGTCGTCAAAGTtccaaatacaaatatttcatgTTTTCTAGAGAATCgatgaaatcataaaaatccATTTGATTGTATTGATGTCTGGGTATATGTCTATTTGCAAGGTACTtatatttgaagttgtatgggGTGTATCCTGGCTATCCGTTGCTGTATCCAACTTTGTTCGTCCTGAGTATGGTGGGATACAGCAAATTGGAAACAAGAAGGGAAGTTGCGCAGCCAAGTACCTTCTCTCGGTATTGCGGGGTAAGAAGGACGACCCAGCCACCCTAGAACAGCTTCGACTATACGTGCCGGATAACAGAGCAGAGCCGCGGTTGCTGGTGACACCAGGCGCACGCACCAACCTACTGCGCGACGCGCCGCTTACTCGAGCGCACTCTTAATGCCGTATCAGAACGTGTCGATCTCTTCACATGTACTCTGACTGAATTCACAAAGGCGGCCTCTAgtattatagaaattatttaaatattatgacaaaatattgacttgtaaatttttatttttataatgtgtttATTACAATTTAGTTCTTTCGATTGTATTTCAACTGGTTTTGACATTTGAAATTGTGtgattaatatttacttattattattgtgtgacTAGCACCTATAATCTATATGACTAAGCTGTTAAATTGTATCTATtaatttgacatattatatatatttatttttatggacaaCTACACTAGCGAATTAGGATCATCCTGTAATGTTagtgtaaaattgaaattataataaataaaataaaataaataaatttcattcacAATTTTTGAAACTTTAGGGATGCTATTATTGGATATAATTATCTACATAAATTTTTGTGAGAATTGGTTACAGATatacccaaaaataaaattctgttcATATTTGGTGTGAAAATCAAGTAACACAAACAGACCAAAAAGGATATAGAAATATAGAGACTTATTGAGATGTGGCCTTCTTTTACCAAAATATtcatcaatttatttttgtgcGACATAAATTTCACCATTGATTAAACATGTCAGTTTGATAAgccttgtatttttttatgataataaaggactagacgagcaggacgttcagctagtggtaattgatacgccctgcctgcCGCCTGATTCATGAACAACCCAAAAATATGTgaaaaagatgttaagtctcatttgcccagtaatatcattagctacggcgcccttcagaccgaaagacaataatgcttacacataactgcttcacggcagaaatagtcgccgttgtggtacccataatcgagccggcatcctgtgcaaagctcCCACTGGTTTTTATTGCGTCAACTAAAACTAAACGTATATTATTGAAGCGCGAGAACACAATAGACGACAAAATGATGTGCGCCGGTGTTGGTCGGGAGACGGACGTGATGGCGCCATGCCTGGCGGTACCTGGCGCACCCCTCGTCGCTGATGGCCAGATCATCGCCGTGTTGTCCTGGGGTTTTGGTTGTGGCTACCTGCACGACTTACCCCTAGTGTATACCAACCTGGTGAAACACTCCTCGTAAGTATAACCTTCACAAATGATGTTTATATtctacatattaataatattgacctTACGGAAACAATATCAAGAGTTATACTTATAAAAGACACTTTATTCGGAGTATATAATTACTATGGTAAAGTTGGTGTGTATTATACAATTAGTTTacagtaaaatttttaattaatagatataattagaaataacattATACAGCCAACAGTTTGGCATACCTGCTATCTTTTATACCtggtatttgtgtaaaaaggaTAAATAATGCGGTTGAACGCTAAATACatgttggaaataaaaattaaatacgcTTATGAAAAATACTTTCAATGTTAAACATTTTCggtcttaaaaataaaattggcaaaATGTTATACCTGAGAAGAATGCAAGAAAATGCCAAATGTTTAcgaatagacattttgcttacaatTAGTTTATTCGGCCGTAtaatgtttcccgcgtttatttgcaagactgcctgacattcggaaaacttcagaattaaaatagtattgacagtgttgtaaACGATATACGGcccttttcaataacctatctatccttagtttaacttactagaggtagacaaatctatccttttacgcttacttacatttcaataacatatcgatataaagcattggacactatggatagataagatcttgtcattaaacggtgacagctatgtatccgtaactagagatacgttattgaaaacgtccGTTAGTCAGCTATTTGCATAatattggtttattctcaggtaaaaGTTTAtgcaaagtttatttgtaaggccgtttttAGAGCTATAGCTATTTTGATACAACGGTTATGTTCACACTTACATATCTAACTAACTAACATGATACTAGTTTGACGTGTCAAGACGCGCCGGTTTAGAAGAGTCTAAATCCAAGTCTTGGATTAGTTCTTCGATCTCTTCGGTCTTCACATAAATTATGATGAACCAGATGGATACCACATCCATCTGGTTCAAAGCTTTCTGACATCTAAGTAATCTTGTTAGTCATTTTGAGGTAGATTCATTCTAATTCCTAATCTGTTACAaattaagaaacaatttttcaaatctcaGCACTCATTACCTTTACAGCTGCTAGTTCAGTATACGCTGCGTGCACTGTAAAAGGAAGTCTatcatacaaattataattgaGACTACGGCCATATTAAAACACAGATCATACTAATTGTTGATTAACACTACAACGAAAGTCGTAATAAATCACGGATCAAAGTGGttttttcaatttacaataatataaagtaaaagcCATTTTgaagtaacaaaatattacatgcgAAACAACGTATCTACACATCCACAAAAACGTAAGTCAATGTTTAACAATCGACGTGAAATAAAACCGTcgaacattttcaaaaaaattacatgtgAATAAGTTtgttattatgaattttttatcGGTTACTTTATAAACTGACCATTTCAAGCAACTTTATTCTTGTTAACGCTTTATGCGTTTCCATCGATATTCTTCATGACCAACCACCAGCTTCAGACAATGAAGGCGTTTACAATCGCTATGAGGAATCTTGTTCCTCACTTGTTACAAGCTTGTCATATTCATGTATATTTTATGCTATTAATAGAGGACCTCTTTCAGAATAtgcagaaaatatatttttaggtgTATCTCGGAAGCGAATATATTTTCTGTGCTTAGATCTTCTCTCagtcttttcttcttcttctctcgaagtttcgaagtatccatctttcctgtctaagctgaataaaaaaaaacaactgaaagtcgataatttAATGTTGTACATTGCACACTTTTTAAAAGGAGAACAACATAGGTAACATgtcaaaaaagtttcactcaaataTCTCAAACAATggttctatgtcaatttgaagtacctattacaataaaacggcaatttcatactttatatataattattaagtacctatatattttttaaatttttaacgataaaaataaaacaaataataaaattgttttttttttgtgctaATCCAGGGCTTACACAGccaataatatataactttatgTAATGCTTTAGTAACGTAAATATCTACTTTGGATTTTCATTCATATTCCTCTATCATatgcccccatattgaaggattggctaatagacatagttctgcagcatatacggttaaaaaattagacggttaactgacctAGATAcagcgcgactagtatactttagttttttttttatttatattttactaaatcggtactaaagaatcattacgcgaaaaattttaagaactaaACAttatctcaatatatttttgataatgttatacaTGCacatttttatttccttttattataaaaagtacTATTATGACTAGAATCTAGCCTtaggctaataataatataatatgtaggcaTTAGCACAGTAgcaaatttgctagaaactgtgataattacAAGATTAACACTAtgatcaaacataaacttataatgcctactgctcgtttaagtcgagtaagtaattcttttgtggggcgatgtctATGCTTTTAccacaagatcccagaaaatgtacaaaacaattgtgttacgaaattcaaaagaaacgttgtgtggtaaaggttactataacattaatgacttttttaatgattccacagattgggaatggaacaaccgctctcaggctattaaatattgaactttaatataagatatttttatgaaaaaacaagAAGCctactgagtttcttgcgcccgttcttctcaggtctgaggcgtactgtttcgaatgggtggtggtttttgatgttcaataagtgatgttgaATCCTGTAttgaatattgaatttgaatccgaataagttattgtaattattattcggCTGTTGTTATAtttagattattaaaataaaatacgatATAATTATCAAATAGCTGACTGTGTTGACTTTCACCACGGAGCCTAGTTCGTCCTCGCCTGCCACGTGCCAATGTATTTTCCggtttcgaattcatatgtacaCTAATTTGACGCTTTATGAAATCGACAACGCTCCGGTTTCTCCAGGTGTTACAAAAGAGTATGGTCCGAGGTGATCACTTGACGTATGTATGCTTATTTTTGCTTCTCTTCCATAGAAACttcaattcttatttttttccagTTGGTTGTCACATAACATTAAAATGATGAATAATCTGACGATGTTACATTTGGGAAACTTGTTCGTAGCTACGAGAGCGTATAGACTATCAAAGTGGCTGGAAAAAACAAGAGTCATTAAGCCTCTGGTCCGCTTGGAAGTGGGCAAAGAATTAAAAGCTTCAGAAATGGACGAACAATTGGCTAAACTACTAGGAAAAGTATATGATGTCAGAGATTTCTTGTTCGGTGGGATATATCACGTGAAGAAAAAAACTCTTCTTAAAGAACTACAGAAGAAAGATGGAGGTCAAGAAAATTTACCGCTTAATGGTGAAGAGGGAGCATCTAGTGGGTTTGGCATACCCGATGATATCCTAGCTAAAGTTGATGAAATTCTGGAAAGTGGTATTGTGATAGAAGCAACGAATAGAAGCGAGAGTGACGGCCTCCATGATCAATATTAACTTATTCCTGAGTgtactattattcttatatCACACTTTGTCTTGCTTTAATTGTTTTCAGCATGtgaataaattcaaatgtactTGCGTTGATACGATTTATTTCCCACTATTACTTATGTCTCCCAGTTTAAGATTAGTTTTGTAAATTCCTTTATCatagaaatttatttctttatgtttttCGGAGCATGGAAGTTATACGAGTTTAGCGGGTAATTTAAGTCTATAGctttataaaatgataataaattataaatattatatagtttgcTTGTATTTTGAAACAGTGGCAGTGACTTTCTTGCTTCTCATTTTAGGTAAAGAAAGTTCTAAAAAATTGTAGGAGTAACAAGTGTTGCATAATTAAGATAGATCACAAGCAAAGCAGGGCAATACATGTCAGATGGAAGATAAGGTCAAATTGTCTCAAAAAACACATGATGTGCTCAGTAAGTCAAAATAGTACTTCAATTCAAGTCACTGTATATATCACGGGTAGTACTCAGaggatattttaaagttaatactAGAAATCGATTTCACAAGCAGACATTTCGTCaatatgattcctctggtgttgcaagagaatgtgggcggcggttatcacttaacactcgtacgctcgttggtcctcctattcttaaaaaaaattgacccACATCACGTTAATACTACTCAATCTGTGTTCCAGAACCGCGCGTTTCATTAGAATGCCTGCCCCGTATagccactttgtgaaatcaTCTGAAAGCATTTGCCCAAACTAATATCACTTAGCCTGACAACTTTACCTCTTGCCACCTACCCATTTGCCCCCTCTAACATTAAAGTAATTAGGTAGGTATAAATGATGACAAACATATGAAtgattgaataatttatttggtTATACATGGTAATTCCATTTCGCTTACATAATGTCTACTAGTTACTAAGTACATTGTTTTCGTTACGAAGTTacaatgtattataatattatgctattACGTAATATATATCGACAGAAAGACGATATCAGCACTGCGTTAGTGCAGTGGTAATTAGTATTGATATAGACACTACCTACTGCTCAATATTGGTAATTACCTCTTGGCAAATATTTCTTCCACAAATGACTTGTTTGAAATAGATACATATCAAACAGGTAGAGCTTTGATTATATTGGTCTATGGAAATATAACGGTAACGGTAGGTCTATATCAATAAAAGAACAAGTACAAGCTAAACTACCAATTGTAATCCTATGATTATATCCCAGACAGTGAAAAGGTTTTGTTTTAAAGAATCGTCGTGAATCTTTCTTTAACATGTTTGATCTACAGAGAAGAAAACGTAATAAACAATAACTGATTTGAATAACGAGACAAATTATCATGACATTTTCGTCAAACGAATGAAACAGTacaacgaaaaaaattaatattaatattatttattatattaaaagttcTTTGTAATAGCtttaacttataattaaaacaactaATTATAtgtaacattgaaattaatattatatgtatacaatGTCTAATGGAATGTAAAGATAACATAATAAGGATTTATTCTGAATggtattatagtatagataataacgatttttgttgttgagtaataaatgcattttatgctaAACAAATCCAAGgtcttttaatgaaaaaaaaaacagatctAAACACAGCAGAAAAGAAacgaaagaaatattattactttgatAAATTGCAGAAAAGACAGATTTTATAGAAGAAAATTAATAAcctataagtaattaaaattaataataaaatagtagatCGCTTTATATTTCACTATCTTTGGTATGACTTATCATAATACAACATTTAAATCGGTACATTATGCCCGAGTCAAAAAACATCAAGATAATTGAGAGAAAAATAGTGCTTAAGCAGCACATCCAGGTCGACGTATGATACGCATCTCAGTGGTGGCGACAGCGATCCATTCATTCCTGGTGGCATCGAACCAGGTGAGGCCGAGGTTGTACTTGCCGTTGATATTGACGTGCTGGCAGTGCGAGAACCACCATCCCCCCTCGTAGTTGGCGGCGCAGTGTGTGTTGGAGATGTCACGGTCGAGGTCGATGGCGGAGAACTGCATGTGGTTCTGGTAGTCGAAGGCGTCGCTGGCGTTGCCTTGGTAACCGCCTACTTCAAGCACATAGCCAGTCTCAGCACTGCCGACGGTGAAAAGCTCGTAATGCGCGAACCAAGCCATGCCGTAGATGTCGGTCATATCAATCCTCATACTGGAGCAGTTGTCTGCTGTCAGAGCGTGCATGGCGGCTAGCCCGAGCCAGAGCTCACCGGCTGGCTCTCCGAATCCTCGCTCGTACTCCGCGAAGATCCTGTTGAACTCAACGCTTCCGTTGTAACGACGCTGCAGTACCGTGCCACCGCCCTGGCACCAGACGTCACGTGGTTCGCTGCTGCCGTCCGGATGTATCAGGTACACGCCCGGCTGGCTGATATTGCTGCAGTCCTTCGGCAACTGGTCCACCAAATCCTCGTATTCACGCTGCACCGATTGCAGCTCCTTCACTTCACCCATCAGTTCGGGTAACGGTAGAGCTTGGGTGAAATTGGTATCAACGTGATTAGCTTCACTCTgtaacaaagtaataaatttaattattcaacTAAAAGTTTCCTGTCCAGGTGTTAAAATCTTCCTTCCGTTATATCAACAAAATATacgtttttatgacaataagggaagagacgagcaggacgttcagctgatagtaattgatacgctctgcccaaaCAAGATTCtttcaaaacccaaaaattctgagggcacctttattgcgctcgtcaccttgagacataaaatgttaagtctcatttgcccagtaatttcactaggtacagcacccttcagaccgaaagataAAAATACTAAGAGAATAACAGTAAAagtttgcattaaaaaaaagcaactCAATCGGGAATTATTTCAATCGTACAATCATGTCTCCACTTTTTGTCGGCACTTACATCTGACGAGTATTGCAAAACCAGTCTTGAATTAAACgattaaaatatacttataaaatcATGCATTTTGTGACCGTGCagccaattataataattaatatgataaGAAGTACAAGAAGAAGTAACTAAAGGAATTTCATTTGTAGAATCATGATTTGCCAACAAGGAGTGCTTGTAAGTTGACGAATTACTGTAAAAGTGGTCGCCACAAGTAGTTTTTTAACatctaatatttttacttaatattGTTGAGTTAAATAACCAAATTTTGGAGTAAAAAACAAGTCACTGGTCTTTAAAGGATTTTTAAGGatcaatatatgtattatattctaCATCATATTTGAGTGGAACGATtaatgtaaaagaaaatgaattatACCTATATTGATGATAAGTTATATGCACAGTACCTTCAAGATATGATCATTGAGCCGGTAAAAATGCTGCTTGGAGGTTGCCTTCAATTCGACGACGGACTCGTTAAGCTTATCCATTGTGGAGTGGTCAACGTCAACTCGCTCCATCACGTTGCTCACAGTCACGGCAATAGCTTTCATGGTCTGCTTTACGTTCTCTTGATTCTCCTTCAGGTAAGATGTTTCAGCGTGGAGCTAAAAGTACACatttatgattaaattttataatggtTGAACTATCAGAAAAATACTGTTAAGAAAAGGACAATTGTCTATATATTGGTTTTTAAATCATAACTATGTCATAGAAAAAGAATGAAACAGACAAGTCAACTAATGATAAGTTAGTTTTACCTGCCAGTAATGCTTGTAAcaatagattattttttttgaagataacCCAAGTTTTATTAACACGGAAGAACAAAGAAGCCAAAAGCTTCTAGACTTCCAATAATGGAAATGAggtatttttattgtttgtaagCGATCGATAGGATATTGTGTGAAGAATACAAGCTAAATATCCAcaagagatgttgactcgccaaactctggcacgagactagaggcgaagcacgtgtcgaattgtttgaagacaaatattggtcgaattaacactcaagataactcatggatttccacaaaataattaataaaaaatgaataattaaataattttttacatgctaaatagtatttttagagtatgcttgtaaaatatt encodes the following:
- the LOC126978536 gene encoding trypsin epsilon-like, translated to MLNRKIFKGTRVTIREHPYLASIRRNYVHFLTATLLTSNTAVTVAHPLHRSAVKPISLARIDVLLEKQTKVFVTGWGRCDFTGKELCLPRSSIYFPDEPVDPMLRTISFIHSKPTKYCDSYRLRENTIDDKMMCAGVGRETDVMAPCLAVPGAPLVADGQIIAVLSWGFGCGYLHDLPLVYTNLVKHSSWLSHNIKMMNNLTMLHLGNLFVATRAYRLSKWLEKTRVIKPLVRLEVGKELKASEMDEQLAKLLGKVYDVRDFLFGGIYHVKKKTLLKELQKKDGGQENLPLNGEEGASSGFGIPDDILAKVDEILESGIVIEATNRSESDGLHDQY